The stretch of DNA AGCGCATGTGAGCCACTTATTAGAGCCAAGTATAAATGAGATTGAGGCCAAAGGCGTGGCGGAGGTCAATATTGGTGGTCGTCCTTTCCTGGTGAAGCAGCAATTTTTGGAAGATATTCGGTCTAACAAGCTAAGTGATAAAATAAACAGGCTGGGCAAGGCTTTGCTCATCATGCACGCTCCCCAAGATCTGACGGTACCTATTGAAAATGCTGCCAACCTTTACCAAACGGCCAGACATCCTAAAAGTTTTATCAGTCTGGATGGAGCAGATCACCTATTGAGTGATCGCATGGATGCCCAATACGTAGGCGATTGTATTGCCTGTTGGGTAAAGCGATACCTGGCCTTACCTTCGCAGGAAAAACTGCGCAGCGACAAGGCTGTTAGCGTAAGGCTAGGAGAAGTGGGTTTTACCACCGAAATTATGGTAAGACAGCATAGCCTTAAAGCGGATGAACCAGAAGCTGTTGGAGGTAATGATTTTGGCCCTTCGCCCTATGAATTGGTAACGGCTGGCCTGGGTGCATGTACTGCTATGACATTACAGATGTATGCTCGCAGGAAGCAATGGGACCTGAAAGAGGTCAGGGTTCACCTGGAACATTATAAGGATTATACTAGTGATATGGCTGATGCTGAAAAGGGCCAGCCAAAGATTGATTATTTTGATCGCAATGTGGAGCTTGTAGGGAATTTAACGGAGGAACAGCGACAACGACTCTTGGCGATAGCCAATAAGTGTCCTGTGCATCGGACCTTGCACCAGGAGGTGGAAGTGAAGACAAAGTTGGTGTAATAGGGGTGTTTAAGTTACAAAGCTGGAGCTTTGTACCAGCGGCGTACAGCGCTTTGTACCAGCGACAGCAGCCAAAAAAAAATGGAAGATTGAGTCAATCAATCTTCCATTAAACTATAGTAGACGAAAAATAATACCCTATTTCATCAAGACCATCCTTTGTGTTTGCATATGCTCTCCTGCTTTTAACGTATAGTACAGCAAGCCGCTACCGGGGAGGTCCTCGGCGCGAACAGAAAGCTTATGCCTGCCCATCGTATACATTGCCTCATGATGGTAAATTAGTTGACCCTCCGGGTTGTGGATAATCAATTGCACCAGACCAGGGGTTTGGATTTCAAATTGAATGCTGGTTTCCTTGTTGAAAGGGTTGGGGAAATTCTGCCAAACCGTAAACGCTTTTTCCGGTTTTTCGGCAGGATTCCAATCTAGCTTGACATTCATCAGCTCGCCGCTTTGATCATAAGCTTCAGCGGTCAAGATGGTGGATGAAATCTGTATTAATTCACTCAGCGTTGCCTTGGTTTTTGCTTCTACTTCCAGGGTAAAGAGTTCTACTGATTTGACATCAGCAGGAAGGTCCGTCTCCTGGTTCCAA from Saprospiraceae bacterium encodes:
- a CDS encoding bifunctional alpha/beta hydrolase/OsmC family protein, which produces MASIKVQFPNEEGVMLAARLELPVNQHPHTYALFAHCFTCSKNLSAIRHISSALHLSGVAVLRFDFTGLGESEGDFADTNFSSNVSDLVSAARYLATHYEAPSLLVGHSLGGAAVLCAAGYLPSVKAVATIGAPFDPAHVSHLLEPSINEIEAKGVAEVNIGGRPFLVKQQFLEDIRSNKLSDKINRLGKALLIMHAPQDLTVPIENAANLYQTARHPKSFISLDGADHLLSDRMDAQYVGDCIACWVKRYLALPSQEKLRSDKAVSVRLGEVGFTTEIMVRQHSLKADEPEAVGGNDFGPSPYELVTAGLGACTAMTLQMYARRKQWDLKEVRVHLEHYKDYTSDMADAEKGQPKIDYFDRNVELVGNLTEEQRQRLLAIANKCPVHRTLHQEVEVKTKLV